One genomic segment of Streptomyces sp. NBC_00239 includes these proteins:
- a CDS encoding polysaccharide deacetylase family protein yields MTISVRKVAAAAALGAALAGCAGGTGPSETRTAPARPAASGPAAPGQAASGPAASAPAGARPSAPPRAAAPAAPPAAPGKAPTLAPGPAGLTPVFERALNTSDKTVALTFDADMTADQGPRAAGGERFDNPQLIAALRALKVPSTVFMTGRWAEEYPDQAKSIGTDPNFEIANHSYSHYAFKSPCYGLPALDGAAARADVDRAFEAFRTAGARNIVPYFRFPGGCYDDDALRALSTAKVTAVQWDVVSGDAFAKDSGAVAQQVVDGVRPGSVVVMHCTRSAAPATEQAIRRIVPELRKRGYRFVKVSDLIGR; encoded by the coding sequence GTGACCATTTCCGTACGAAAAGTGGCTGCCGCGGCTGCTCTCGGTGCCGCCCTCGCCGGATGCGCGGGCGGCACCGGTCCCTCGGAGACCCGCACCGCGCCCGCCCGCCCGGCCGCCTCGGGACCGGCGGCCCCGGGTCAGGCCGCCTCGGGTCCGGCGGCTTCCGCTCCGGCCGGCGCCCGGCCCTCGGCACCGCCGCGCGCCGCCGCACCGGCCGCGCCCCCGGCCGCCCCCGGCAAGGCGCCCACGCTGGCCCCCGGGCCGGCCGGGCTCACGCCGGTCTTCGAACGCGCCCTGAACACCTCGGACAAGACGGTCGCCCTCACCTTCGACGCCGACATGACCGCCGACCAGGGGCCGCGCGCCGCCGGCGGCGAGCGCTTCGACAACCCGCAGCTGATCGCGGCGCTGCGCGCCCTGAAGGTGCCCTCGACCGTGTTCATGACCGGCCGGTGGGCCGAGGAGTACCCGGACCAGGCCAAGTCCATCGGCACGGACCCGAACTTCGAGATCGCCAACCACTCGTACAGCCACTACGCCTTCAAGAGCCCCTGCTACGGGCTGCCCGCCCTGGACGGCGCCGCCGCCCGCGCGGACGTGGACCGGGCCTTCGAGGCGTTCCGGACGGCCGGGGCCCGCAACATCGTCCCCTACTTCCGCTTCCCGGGCGGCTGCTACGACGACGACGCGCTGCGCGCCCTGTCCACGGCCAAGGTCACCGCCGTGCAGTGGGACGTGGTCAGCGGCGACGCCTTCGCGAAGGACTCCGGGGCGGTGGCGCAGCAGGTCGTCGACGGGGTGCGGCCGGGCTCGGTCGTGGTGATGCACTGCACGCGCAGCGCCGCCCCGGCCACCGAGCAGGCGATCCGCCGGATCGTGCCGGAGCTGCGCAAGCGGGGCTACCGCTTCGTGAAGGTGTCCGACCTGATCGGGAGGTAG
- a CDS encoding AIM24 family protein, with amino-acid sequence MKSDLFSSENLAQQATAPGMTLQNAKSVKYAVNGEMLARQGSMIAYRGNLQFERKGQGIGGMLKRAVTGEGLALMAVRGQGEAWFAHEAANCFIVDIEPGDALSINGRNVLCFDATLSYEIKTVKGAGMVGGGLFNSVFTGHGKLAVMCEGNPIIIPVTPQMPVYVDTDAVVGWSAQLSTGLHRSQSVGSMIRGGSGEAVQLMLQGEGFVIVRPSEVTERPAAN; translated from the coding sequence ATGAAGAGCGACCTCTTTTCGTCCGAGAACCTGGCCCAGCAGGCCACCGCACCCGGTATGACCCTGCAGAACGCCAAATCCGTCAAGTACGCCGTCAACGGCGAGATGCTGGCCCGACAGGGCTCGATGATCGCCTACCGCGGCAACCTGCAGTTCGAGCGCAAGGGCCAGGGCATCGGCGGCATGCTCAAGCGCGCCGTCACCGGCGAGGGGCTCGCCCTGATGGCGGTCCGCGGCCAGGGCGAGGCGTGGTTCGCGCACGAGGCCGCCAACTGCTTCATCGTCGACATCGAGCCGGGCGACGCGCTCAGCATCAACGGGCGCAACGTGCTGTGCTTCGACGCGACGCTGTCCTACGAGATAAAGACCGTCAAGGGCGCCGGCATGGTCGGCGGCGGGCTCTTCAACAGCGTCTTCACCGGCCACGGCAAGCTCGCCGTCATGTGCGAGGGCAACCCGATCATCATCCCCGTCACCCCGCAGATGCCGGTGTACGTGGACACCGACGCGGTGGTCGGCTGGAGCGCCCAGCTCAGCACCGGCCTGCACCGGTCCCAGTCCGTCGGCTCGATGATCCGGGGCGGATCCGGCGAGGCCGTCCAGCTGATGCTCCAGGGCGAGGGCTTCGTCATCGTCCGGCCCAGCGAGGTCACCGAGCGGCCCGCCGCGAACTGA
- a CDS encoding aminoacyl-tRNA hydrolase, which yields MSSSNSQDMRASFRDEAPQYVLPLVARIEKAEPPARTDALETAARAVLVLLDDERSHGEGEWAGVVRDWQDARIRKVVRRARGAEWRKAAALPGITVSGDRAEVRVFPPVPLDGWPKELAKLQVSGTDLDDPEPAGPAAAGLPVLWLNPDLDMSAGKAMAQAGHGAQLAWWELTGDERERWRESGFALAVRTAPKERWAALLGSGLPVVRDAGFTEIAPGSCTVVADHPALRARLEPQMLL from the coding sequence ATGAGCAGCAGCAACAGCCAGGACATGAGAGCAAGCTTCCGGGACGAGGCCCCGCAGTACGTACTGCCGCTGGTGGCGCGGATCGAGAAGGCCGAGCCGCCGGCCCGCACCGACGCGCTGGAGACGGCGGCCCGGGCGGTGCTCGTGCTGCTCGACGACGAGCGCTCGCACGGCGAGGGCGAGTGGGCCGGGGTGGTGCGCGACTGGCAGGACGCCCGGATCCGCAAGGTGGTGCGGCGGGCCCGGGGCGCGGAGTGGCGCAAGGCCGCCGCGCTGCCCGGGATCACCGTGTCCGGCGACCGGGCGGAGGTACGGGTGTTCCCGCCGGTGCCGCTGGACGGCTGGCCCAAGGAGCTGGCCAAGCTCCAGGTCTCCGGGACCGATCTCGACGACCCCGAACCGGCTGGGCCGGCCGCCGCCGGTCTGCCGGTGCTGTGGCTCAATCCCGACCTGGACATGTCCGCCGGCAAGGCCATGGCCCAGGCCGGCCACGGGGCGCAGCTCGCCTGGTGGGAGCTGACCGGGGACGAGCGGGAGCGCTGGCGGGAGTCCGGGTTCGCGCTGGCCGTGCGGACGGCCCCCAAGGAGCGGTGGGCGGCGCTGTTGGGGAGCGGGCTGCCGGTGGTGCGCGACGCCGGGTTCACCGAGATCGCACCCGGTTCCTGCACGGTGGTGGCCGATCACCCGGCGCTGCGGGCCCGGCTGGAACCTCAAATGTTGCTCTGA
- a CDS encoding DUF692 domain-containing protein, with translation MKPMARLGAGIGWRPEIAEAVERLPDLDWVEVVAENLCPGHLPESLVRLRRRGTVVVPHGVSLGLGGADRPDPAKLADLAERAVALGAPLVTEHIAFVRAGGELTASPRLEAGHLLPVPRTRDALDVLCENVRIAQDALPVPLALENIAALLPWPGEELTEGRFLAELVERTGVRLLIDVANLHTNRVNRGEDPLAVLDALPPDALAYVHVAGGVERDGVWHDTHAHPVPPAVLDLLAALRERLDPPGVLLERDDAFPPEAELAAELTAIRGALARGAAAAAPAREGASPSGAAPVRVPVAVPVPAAASGLGADSETVPVRGAVPETASAPGPVPVPEAAVEALAMDAGCRERVGVAQAALLSALVAGTPVPEGFDLGRVRVQARALAAKRADVIGKVAPELPVILGSGYRDAFLGYARTRPMAAGYRRDALDFAEYLLVNGLPHEPAGRLELTHWWQDRTGPKPPGRIRRMRRRARSLVGRWTP, from the coding sequence ATGAAGCCCATGGCCCGCCTGGGGGCGGGAATCGGCTGGCGGCCGGAGATCGCCGAGGCGGTCGAACGGCTGCCGGACCTGGACTGGGTCGAGGTGGTGGCCGAGAACCTCTGCCCCGGCCACCTGCCGGAGTCCCTCGTACGGCTGCGCCGGCGCGGCACGGTCGTCGTCCCGCACGGCGTCTCGCTGGGCCTCGGCGGTGCGGACCGGCCCGACCCGGCCAAGCTCGCGGACCTCGCCGAGCGGGCGGTGGCGCTGGGGGCGCCGCTGGTCACCGAGCACATCGCGTTCGTCCGGGCGGGCGGGGAGCTGACCGCCTCCCCGCGGCTGGAGGCCGGGCACCTGCTGCCGGTGCCGCGCACCCGGGACGCGCTGGACGTGCTCTGCGAGAACGTGCGGATCGCCCAGGACGCCCTGCCGGTGCCGCTGGCTCTGGAGAACATCGCGGCGCTGCTGCCGTGGCCCGGTGAGGAGCTGACGGAGGGCCGGTTCCTGGCCGAGCTGGTGGAGCGCACCGGCGTACGGCTGCTGATCGACGTCGCGAACCTGCACACGAACCGGGTGAACCGGGGCGAGGACCCCCTGGCCGTCCTGGACGCGCTGCCGCCGGACGCGCTGGCGTACGTGCACGTCGCGGGCGGTGTCGAGCGGGACGGGGTGTGGCACGACACGCACGCGCACCCGGTGCCGCCGGCGGTGCTCGACCTGCTGGCCGCGCTGCGGGAGCGGCTGGACCCGCCGGGAGTGCTGCTGGAGCGGGACGACGCGTTTCCGCCGGAGGCGGAGCTGGCGGCCGAACTCACCGCGATCCGCGGCGCCCTGGCCCGCGGCGCGGCGGCGGCCGCGCCGGCCCGCGAGGGCGCTTCGCCGAGCGGTGCCGCGCCGGTTCGGGTGCCCGTGGCGGTGCCGGTGCCCGCGGCTGCCTCCGGGCTCGGAGCCGATTCCGAGACCGTGCCCGTGCGCGGGGCGGTACCCGAGACCGCCTCCGCGCCCGGACCCGTGCCCGTACCCGAGGCCGCCGTGGAGGCCCTCGCGATGGACGCGGGGTGCCGGGAGCGGGTCGGGGTGGCGCAGGCCGCGCTGTTGTCGGCGCTGGTCGCCGGGACGCCGGTGCCCGAGGGCTTCGACCTCGGGCGGGTCCGGGTGCAGGCCCGCGCGCTGGCCGCCAAGCGTGCCGACGTGATCGGCAAGGTCGCCCCGGAGCTGCCGGTGATCCTCGGCAGCGGCTACCGGGACGCCTTCCTCGGCTATGCCCGGACCCGGCCGATGGCCGCCGGCTACCGCCGTGACGCCCTGGACTTCGCCGAATACCTCCTGGTCAACGGGCTGCCCCACGAGCCCGCGGGCCGCCTGGAGCTCACCCACTGGTGGCAGGACCGCACCGGACCCAAGCCGCCCGGCCGCATCCGCAGGATGCGCCGCCGGGCCCGTAGCCTCGTCGGGAGGTGGACACCGTGA
- a CDS encoding TIGR04222 domain-containing membrane protein: protein MDTVTYLVVLVWVAVVGSTLALAVGLARSRRITGAVSPVGDLSEAAFLTGGPRLVVDCAIIALCYDGRMMIGGPGIVHVRPGARAEDPVQRVVLHAHAAGPHGSLDLLRLSAMADPVVQEIGDDLADRGLLARPGTGDVWKRRAKVQLVLSFLLLPVAFVMAIVQAASAGPSFESGLPTVLLVLPVAFFGLLAGGLLHATAGRTITSAGRRALNSYRITHMASREPVLQVALFGLLRLPDPVLRAQLARAQLARAARARRTHPEDHRPSTSDSAAFAVGAAEAAVVWCATSDSGSGGSCGSSAGTSCGGSGGSGCASSSGSSCGGGGSSCSSSSGSSCGSSSS from the coding sequence GTGGACACCGTGACGTACCTCGTCGTGCTCGTCTGGGTGGCCGTGGTCGGCTCCACCCTCGCTCTCGCGGTCGGGCTCGCCCGGTCCCGGCGGATCACCGGGGCCGTCTCCCCGGTCGGGGACCTCTCCGAGGCCGCGTTCCTGACCGGCGGGCCGCGCCTGGTCGTGGACTGCGCGATCATCGCGCTCTGTTACGACGGCCGGATGATGATCGGGGGGCCGGGCATCGTGCACGTGCGCCCGGGCGCCCGGGCCGAGGACCCCGTGCAGCGGGTGGTGCTGCACGCCCACGCGGCGGGCCCGCACGGCTCGCTGGACCTGCTGCGGCTCTCGGCGATGGCCGACCCGGTGGTCCAGGAGATCGGGGACGACCTGGCGGACCGCGGGCTGCTGGCCCGGCCGGGCACCGGCGACGTCTGGAAGCGCCGGGCCAAGGTCCAGCTGGTGCTCAGCTTCCTGCTGCTGCCGGTGGCGTTCGTGATGGCGATCGTGCAGGCGGCCTCGGCGGGGCCATCGTTCGAGTCGGGGCTGCCCACCGTGCTGCTGGTGCTGCCGGTCGCGTTCTTCGGCCTGCTCGCCGGCGGGCTGCTGCACGCCACCGCCGGGCGCACGATCACCTCGGCGGGCCGGCGGGCCCTGAACTCGTACCGGATCACGCACATGGCGTCCCGGGAGCCGGTGCTCCAGGTCGCCCTGTTCGGGCTGCTGCGGCTGCCGGACCCGGTGCTGCGCGCCCAGCTCGCCCGCGCCCAGCTGGCCCGCGCGGCGCGCGCCCGGCGGACCCACCCGGAGGACCACCGTCCGAGCACCTCCGACAGCGCCGCGTTCGCGGTCGGCGCCGCCGAGGCCGCGGTGGTGTGGTGCGCGACGAGCGACTCCGGGTCCGGCGGGAGCTGCGGTTCCTCGGCCGGGACGAGCTGCGGCGGCTCCGGCGGATCGGGGTGCGCGTCCTCGTCAGGGTCCAGCTGCGGTGGCGGCGGATCGAGTTGCAGCAGTTCGTCCGGTTCGAGCTGCGGAAGCAGCAGTTCCTGA
- a CDS encoding TIGR04222 domain-containing membrane protein has protein sequence MFWVLFLLVAWAGALLACGRLLTAAGAAAEPAPRATVHRHEDLTLYEAAYLAGGPQRVAVLALLSMQRQRRLLLAHTGWATVVDPVGRDPLERSLLGVFGPDGQSPVAAVRTAAAGCTAVRELAERLWAAGLAVPEATRTGYEEGLRAVRAATGLILLLAVVSLALVSGPGTDPTLVACWFALPLLLTVSCLAISRFESRPHSPWASPAGQRLLVGMDRAHPRTPADAGQDDPGLLAAVAVRGLSAVPDPGLRAALSGGRGKGFVQRGR, from the coding sequence ATGTTCTGGGTCCTGTTCCTCCTCGTGGCCTGGGCCGGCGCCCTGCTGGCCTGCGGGCGGCTGCTGACCGCCGCCGGCGCCGCCGCCGAGCCCGCGCCGCGGGCCACCGTGCACCGGCACGAAGACCTGACCCTCTACGAGGCCGCGTACCTGGCCGGCGGCCCCCAGCGGGTCGCCGTGCTGGCGCTGCTGTCGATGCAGCGCCAGCGCCGGCTGCTGCTCGCCCACACCGGCTGGGCCACCGTGGTCGACCCGGTCGGCCGGGATCCGCTGGAACGTTCCCTCCTCGGCGTGTTCGGCCCGGACGGCCAGTCCCCGGTGGCGGCGGTACGCACCGCGGCGGCCGGCTGCACGGCCGTACGGGAGCTGGCCGAGCGGCTCTGGGCGGCCGGGCTGGCCGTGCCTGAGGCCACCCGTACCGGGTACGAGGAGGGACTGCGGGCGGTCCGGGCCGCCACCGGCCTCATCCTGCTGCTCGCGGTGGTCTCCCTCGCCCTGGTGTCCGGGCCGGGGACCGACCCGACCCTGGTCGCCTGCTGGTTCGCGCTGCCGCTGCTGCTCACCGTGTCCTGCCTGGCGATATCCCGCTTCGAGTCGCGGCCGCACTCCCCGTGGGCCTCGCCCGCCGGGCAGCGGCTGCTGGTCGGCATGGACCGGGCGCACCCGCGGACGCCGGCGGACGCCGGGCAGGACGATCCGGGCCTGCTGGCCGCGGTGGCCGTCCGCGGGCTGTCGGCGGTGCCGGACCCGGGGCTGCGGGCCGCGCTGTCCGGCGGGCGGGGGAAGGGCTTCGTACAACGGGGGCGTTGA
- a CDS encoding alpha/beta hydrolase: MRALGRYAAATAVLTLTLGGPAPARAAATGTPPAPRTAGTPLAQPTTSAIPPAPTTTPALGPALPAAGQPAAERAGAERAARRAAAAGLAFGRCPVVEDLPADLRCALLEVPLDYARPDGRRITLTVSRVAATGPRAGRQGALVYNPGGPGGSGMYFPALGVLPQWKRIAAAYDLVGYAPRGVGRSAPLSCQAPAAFAKAPTSAPVRPTAADKRERIAAARAYARGCARHAGAALRHYTTLDNVRDLYVLRAALGERKLTFMGASYGTYFGAVYATLYPRTVRRMVFDSAVNPAPRQVWYRNNLDQSRAFERRWNDFLAWTARRHSAYGLGRTPAAVRASYEKVRAAVARRPAGGRVGTGELQAAFLKTAYYDDFWPVRAAALSAFLRGDPGPLTEQAAPDPRTAAGDENAMAVYTAVLCNDAPWPTDFRTWDRDHTALAAKAPFETWGNAWTNLPCAYWPQGHRQRPVDVRSGPGGLPHTLVVAAERDGATPYAGALELQRRLHGSALVTEVRAGAHGVAGGQNPCVDRHVERYLLTGRIPGWRVACAPHPEPAPVSLDRRAAAPSRNEGVLPPGV, from the coding sequence ATGCGGGCTCTCGGACGGTACGCGGCGGCCACGGCGGTCCTGACCCTGACCCTGGGCGGCCCCGCCCCGGCCCGGGCCGCCGCGACCGGGACACCCCCCGCGCCCCGCACGGCCGGCACCCCCCTCGCACAGCCGACCACGAGCGCGATCCCGCCCGCGCCCACGACCACGCCCGCGCTCGGGCCCGCGCTGCCCGCCGCCGGGCAGCCGGCCGCCGAGCGGGCCGGTGCCGAGCGGGCCGCCCGCCGCGCCGCCGCCGCGGGCCTGGCCTTCGGCCGCTGCCCCGTCGTCGAGGACCTCCCCGCGGACCTGCGCTGCGCGCTGCTGGAGGTGCCGCTCGACTACGCGCGCCCCGACGGCCGCCGGATCACCCTGACCGTCAGCCGGGTGGCCGCCACCGGCCCGCGCGCCGGCCGGCAGGGCGCGCTGGTCTACAACCCGGGCGGTCCGGGCGGCTCCGGCATGTACTTCCCGGCGCTCGGCGTGCTCCCGCAGTGGAAGCGCATCGCGGCCGCGTACGACCTGGTCGGCTACGCGCCGCGCGGGGTCGGCCGGTCCGCGCCGCTGTCCTGCCAGGCCCCGGCCGCGTTCGCGAAGGCCCCCACCTCGGCCCCCGTACGCCCCACCGCCGCCGACAAGCGGGAGCGGATCGCGGCGGCCCGGGCGTACGCGCGCGGCTGCGCCCGGCACGCGGGGGCGGCGCTGCGGCACTACACGACGCTGGACAACGTCCGGGACCTGTACGTCCTGCGGGCCGCGCTGGGCGAGCGGAAGCTGACCTTCATGGGTGCCTCGTACGGCACCTACTTCGGCGCGGTCTACGCGACCCTCTACCCGCGGACGGTGCGCCGGATGGTGTTCGACTCCGCGGTCAACCCCGCCCCCCGGCAGGTCTGGTACCGCAACAACCTCGACCAGTCGCGGGCCTTCGAGCGCCGCTGGAACGACTTCCTCGCCTGGACGGCCCGCCGGCACTCCGCGTACGGGCTGGGCCGCACGCCCGCAGCGGTCCGGGCGAGCTACGAGAAGGTGCGGGCGGCGGTGGCCCGGCGGCCCGCGGGCGGCCGGGTCGGCACCGGCGAACTCCAGGCGGCCTTCCTGAAGACCGCGTACTACGACGACTTCTGGCCGGTACGGGCGGCCGCGCTCAGCGCGTTCCTGCGGGGCGATCCGGGGCCGCTCACCGAACAGGCCGCGCCGGACCCGCGGACCGCGGCCGGCGACGAGAACGCGATGGCCGTCTACACGGCGGTGCTGTGCAACGACGCGCCCTGGCCCACGGACTTCCGCACCTGGGACCGCGACCACACCGCGCTCGCGGCGAAGGCGCCGTTCGAGACGTGGGGCAACGCGTGGACCAACCTGCCGTGCGCGTACTGGCCGCAGGGGCACCGGCAGCGGCCGGTGGACGTGCGCAGCGGGCCGGGGGGACTCCCCCACACCCTCGTCGTCGCGGCCGAGCGCGACGGCGCGACCCCCTATGCGGGAGCGCTGGAACTCCAGCGCCGGCTGCACGGCTCCGCGCTGGTCACGGAGGTGCGGGCGGGCGCCCACGGGGTGGCGGGCGGCCAGAACCCGTGTGTGGACCGGCATGTGGAGCGATATCTGCTCACCGGCCGCATCCCGGGGTGGCGGGTGGCGTGTGCGCCGCATCCGGAGCCCGCACCGGTGTCGCTGGACCGCCGGGCGGCAGCACCCTCGCGGAACGAGGGCGTGCTGCCGCCGGGCGTCTGA
- the hemQ gene encoding hydrogen peroxide-dependent heme synthase — MTAPEKIPNAGKKAKDLNEVIRYTLWSVFKLRDVLPDDGAVRAGFADEVQELFDQLAAKDITVRGAYDVSGLRADADVMIWWHAETADELQTAYNLFRRTKLGRALEPVWSNMALHRPAEFNKSHIPAFLADENARDYVSVYPFVRSYDWYLLPDEDRRRMLADHGKMARGFPDVRANTVASFSLGDYEWLLAFEADELYRIVDLMRHLRASEARMHVREEVPFFTGRRKSVADLVAGLA; from the coding sequence ATGACTGCACCCGAGAAGATCCCCAACGCAGGGAAGAAGGCCAAGGACCTCAACGAGGTCATCCGGTACACCCTGTGGTCTGTCTTCAAACTGCGAGACGTGCTGCCCGATGACGGTGCTGTCCGCGCCGGCTTCGCCGACGAGGTGCAGGAGCTGTTCGACCAGCTCGCCGCCAAGGACATCACCGTCCGCGGCGCCTACGACGTCTCCGGCCTGCGTGCCGACGCCGACGTCATGATCTGGTGGCACGCGGAGACCGCGGACGAGCTCCAGACCGCGTACAACCTGTTCCGCCGCACCAAGCTGGGCCGCGCGCTGGAGCCGGTCTGGTCGAACATGGCGCTGCACCGCCCCGCCGAGTTCAACAAGTCGCACATCCCGGCCTTCCTGGCCGACGAGAACGCGCGCGACTACGTCAGCGTGTACCCCTTCGTGCGCAGCTACGACTGGTACCTGCTGCCCGACGAGGACCGCCGCCGGATGCTCGCCGACCACGGCAAGATGGCCCGCGGCTTCCCGGACGTCCGCGCCAACACCGTCGCCTCCTTCTCGCTGGGCGACTACGAGTGGCTGCTGGCCTTCGAGGCCGACGAGCTGTACCGGATCGTGGACCTCATGCGCCACCTGCGCGCCTCCGAGGCCCGCATGCACGTCCGGGAAGAGGTGCCCTTCTTCACCGGGCGCCGCAAGTCCGTCGCCGATCTGGTGGCCGGACTCGCCTGA
- the hemG gene encoding protoporphyrinogen oxidase, with translation MQEADVRAETTGRTGPGGEGGPARRVLVIGGGIAGLAAAHRLLAAGARVTVLEASGRLGGKLYAGELAGRPVDLGAESMLARRPEAVALAREVGLGDALQPPATATATLWTRGALRRMPAGHVMGVPGDLAPLAASGVLTDAGLRRTAEDAELPATEVGEDVAVGAYVAARLGREVVDRLVEPLLGGVYAGDAYRISMRAAVPKLFEAVRTHRSLGESVREIQRAAAASPQAAGPVFQGIDGGIGRLPQAVADACRAAGADLRTGTAVSELLRTPGGWRAVTASGEVLDADAVVLATPAGPAAALLGSHAPAAAAELRTVEYASMALVTMAFRRSELPAALTGPGAGSGFLVPPVDGRTIKASTFSSNKWGWVDRDDSELFLLRTSVGRHRDEADLSRPDAELVGASLADLGEAVGLAARPVASTVTRWDGGLPQYPVGHLAAVARIRSAVSALPGLAVCGALYDGVGIPAVIGSARTAADAILGTLAKSTDSDTGQ, from the coding sequence ATGCAAGAAGCGGACGTGCGTGCGGAAACCACCGGGCGGACCGGCCCGGGCGGCGAGGGCGGCCCGGCCCGGCGGGTGCTCGTGATCGGCGGCGGCATCGCCGGACTCGCGGCCGCGCACCGGCTGCTCGCGGCCGGCGCCCGGGTGACCGTACTGGAGGCCTCCGGCCGGCTCGGCGGCAAGCTGTACGCGGGAGAGCTCGCGGGCCGGCCCGTCGACCTCGGCGCCGAGTCCATGCTCGCCCGCCGCCCCGAGGCCGTGGCCCTCGCCCGCGAAGTCGGCCTCGGCGACGCCCTCCAGCCGCCCGCCACCGCCACCGCGACGCTCTGGACCCGCGGCGCCCTGCGCCGCATGCCCGCCGGCCACGTCATGGGCGTCCCCGGCGACCTCGCCCCGCTCGCCGCCTCCGGCGTCCTCACCGACGCCGGGCTGCGCCGGACCGCCGAGGACGCCGAACTGCCCGCCACCGAGGTCGGCGAGGACGTCGCCGTCGGCGCGTACGTCGCCGCCCGGCTCGGCCGCGAAGTCGTCGACCGCCTCGTCGAACCCCTCCTCGGCGGGGTCTACGCCGGCGACGCGTACCGCATCTCGATGCGCGCCGCCGTGCCGAAGCTGTTCGAGGCCGTCCGCACCCACCGCAGCCTCGGCGAGAGCGTGCGCGAGATCCAGCGCGCCGCAGCCGCGTCCCCGCAGGCCGCCGGACCCGTCTTCCAGGGCATCGACGGCGGCATCGGGCGCCTCCCGCAGGCCGTCGCCGACGCCTGCCGGGCCGCCGGCGCGGACCTGCGCACCGGGACCGCCGTGAGCGAACTGCTGCGCACGCCCGGCGGCTGGCGCGCGGTGACCGCCTCGGGCGAGGTGCTCGACGCCGACGCCGTGGTGCTCGCGACCCCCGCCGGTCCCGCCGCCGCGCTCCTCGGCTCCCACGCCCCCGCGGCCGCCGCCGAACTGCGCACGGTCGAGTACGCCTCGATGGCCCTGGTGACGATGGCGTTCCGCCGCTCCGAGCTGCCGGCCGCCCTCACCGGGCCGGGCGCGGGCAGCGGCTTCCTGGTGCCGCCCGTCGACGGCCGCACGATCAAGGCCTCCACCTTCTCCAGCAACAAGTGGGGCTGGGTGGACCGGGACGACTCCGAACTGTTCCTGCTGCGCACCTCCGTGGGCCGGCACCGCGACGAGGCGGACCTCTCCCGGCCCGACGCCGAGCTGGTCGGGGCCTCCCTGGCCGACCTCGGCGAGGCCGTGGGCCTGGCCGCCCGGCCGGTCGCCTCGACCGTCACCCGCTGGGACGGCGGACTGCCCCAGTACCCGGTCGGCCACCTCGCCGCCGTGGCCCGGATCCGGTCCGCCGTGAGCGCCCTGCCGGGCCTCGCGGTGTGCGGAGCGCTGTACGACGGAGTGGGCATCCCGGCCGTGATCGGCAGCGCCCGGACGGCCGCCGATGCGATCTTGGGCACCCTGGCGAAGAGCACCGATTCGGACACGGGACAATAG
- a CDS encoding DUF4349 domain-containing protein, protein MHTSRTNRRTAGAARRTAGALAALSLAGALALTGCGMGADDSSEKSAGLRADAPQAADEAARGTERGANGSAAAPAKPGGVAKPPAVRSHVIRTATLAVEAKDAQRALGAARAAAVDAGGYVGSESTRRDEGGAMVSQVTLRVPADGFDRVLAALEGGGRLLSRKVDAQDVTQQVVDVESRVKSQQASVIRVREMMQRASALSDVVMLEGELSRRQAELEALLAQQESLKDRTSLATITLSVSEPAPAEEGAGESDPGFGDALAGGWSAFVAVVRWITLVFGAVLPFLVLAVVLLVVRRPLLRAYRKVRPARPVRAPEPVRAPGPQAGPWPPRHPQDPASGAPAAPVAPVTAGGQPAPRAGGEAAAED, encoded by the coding sequence ATGCACACCAGCCGCACCAACCGCCGCACCGCCGGGGCGGCCCGGCGCACCGCAGGAGCGCTCGCGGCGCTGTCCCTCGCGGGGGCGCTGGCGCTCACCGGTTGCGGGATGGGCGCCGACGACAGCTCCGAGAAGTCCGCCGGGCTGCGGGCGGACGCCCCGCAGGCCGCCGACGAGGCCGCCCGCGGGACCGAGCGGGGTGCGAACGGCTCCGCGGCGGCGCCCGCCAAGCCCGGTGGCGTGGCGAAGCCGCCCGCGGTGCGCAGCCATGTCATCCGGACCGCGACCCTGGCGGTCGAGGCGAAGGACGCCCAGCGGGCGCTCGGCGCGGCGCGGGCCGCGGCGGTGGACGCCGGCGGGTACGTGGGCAGCGAGTCCACGCGGCGGGACGAAGGCGGCGCGATGGTCTCGCAGGTCACGCTGCGGGTGCCCGCGGACGGCTTCGACCGGGTGCTGGCCGCGCTGGAGGGCGGCGGCAGGCTGCTGAGCCGCAAGGTGGACGCCCAGGACGTCACCCAGCAGGTGGTGGACGTCGAGAGCCGCGTCAAGTCGCAGCAGGCGAGCGTGATCCGGGTCCGCGAGATGATGCAGCGGGCTTCCGCCCTCAGCGATGTGGTCATGCTGGAGGGGGAGTTGAGCAGGCGTCAGGCGGAACTGGAGGCACTGCTGGCGCAGCAGGAATCGCTGAAGGACCGGACCTCGCTCGCCACGATCACCCTGTCGGTCTCCGAGCCGGCCCCGGCGGAGGAGGGGGCCGGGGAGTCGGATCCGGGGTTCGGGGACGCGCTGGCGGGCGGCTGGTCGGCGTTCGTCGCGGTGGTGCGGTGGATCACGCTGGTGTTCGGGGCGGTGCTGCCGTTCCTGGTGCTGGCCGTCGTGCTGCTGGTGGTGCGGCGGCCGCTGCTGCGGGCGTACCGGAAGGTGCGCCCGGCGAGGCCGGTGCGGGCGCCGGAGCCGGTACGGGCGCCGGGTCCGCAGGCGGGTCCGTGGCCGCCGCGGCACCCGCAGGACCCCGCGTCCGGCGCCCCCGCCGCTCCCGTCGCGCCCGTCACGGCCGGGGGGCAGCCGGCGCCGCGGGCCGGCGGCGAGGCCGCCGCGGAGGACTGA